A portion of the Myxococcus stipitatus genome contains these proteins:
- a CDS encoding Sapep family Mn(2+)-dependent dipeptidase: MRLPIAAALVCAIPSLALAGSDARCQGAPRARAARFSEQAMKGASPLDRYAAYVRACALDEVVALTQELVRFKTVSSEVPAGKNPEVAAMGRFLQKWAKAHGMAYRSVGGGEVFELAWGEGPPGLGLVFHGDVVPAPAHEWKRPPFEPYVQEGRLYGRGVEDDKGPLASALVALDFARQLGLKPQGKVLVIVGNGEESDWAGMTKYAQTEPKATHVISVDSGYPVVAAQSGFVAWTLEAPVGAPVKGAAATLRAVDVKGGEFLTQVPGTATLRLVSVAGRTPEQAEAAVRDAIAEERMARPSLQADVKRDGDAVVLTAHGKAVHASIADEGHNALWALSAVAARLPLEDDGIAAMLRVLATRFADDHFGKKLELAYQDDGLMGPLIVAPTVLRVADGKVSLGVNMRRPRGQDAATFNAALDKAAASVARDTGGRVKEGGQRYVGDAHVADTSGPLVTTLLDIYKRHRNAPDAKPTSVRGGTYARLFPKAVDFGPGFPGEEYSGHAPDESISLESLDAGTRMLAEAIHALALTPGAGAARSE; encoded by the coding sequence ATGCGCCTCCCCATCGCCGCCGCTCTCGTCTGTGCCATTCCCTCGCTCGCGCTCGCCGGGTCGGACGCCCGTTGCCAGGGCGCGCCCAGGGCCCGCGCCGCCCGCTTCTCCGAGCAGGCGATGAAGGGCGCCTCCCCGCTGGACCGCTACGCCGCCTATGTCCGCGCCTGCGCCCTGGACGAGGTGGTGGCGCTGACCCAGGAGCTGGTGCGCTTCAAGACGGTGAGCAGCGAGGTCCCCGCCGGGAAGAATCCGGAGGTCGCCGCCATGGGGCGCTTCCTCCAGAAGTGGGCGAAGGCGCACGGCATGGCGTACCGCTCGGTGGGCGGGGGCGAGGTGTTCGAGCTGGCCTGGGGCGAGGGCCCGCCGGGGCTGGGGCTGGTGTTCCACGGCGACGTGGTGCCCGCGCCCGCCCACGAGTGGAAGCGCCCGCCGTTCGAGCCCTATGTCCAGGAGGGCCGGCTCTACGGCCGGGGCGTGGAGGACGACAAGGGGCCGCTCGCGTCCGCGCTGGTGGCGCTCGACTTCGCGAGGCAGCTCGGCCTGAAGCCCCAGGGGAAGGTGCTCGTCATCGTCGGCAACGGCGAGGAGAGCGACTGGGCGGGCATGACGAAGTACGCGCAGACGGAGCCGAAGGCCACGCACGTCATCTCGGTCGACTCCGGCTATCCGGTGGTGGCCGCGCAGTCCGGCTTCGTCGCGTGGACGTTGGAGGCGCCCGTGGGCGCGCCGGTGAAGGGCGCGGCGGCCACGCTGCGCGCGGTGGACGTCAAGGGCGGGGAGTTCCTCACGCAGGTGCCCGGGACGGCGACGCTGAGGCTCGTCTCCGTGGCGGGGCGCACGCCCGAGCAGGCCGAGGCCGCCGTGCGCGACGCCATCGCGGAGGAGCGCATGGCGCGCCCCTCGCTCCAGGCCGACGTGAAGCGCGACGGCGACGCGGTGGTGCTGACCGCGCACGGCAAGGCGGTGCATGCCTCCATCGCCGACGAGGGACACAACGCGCTGTGGGCGCTGTCCGCCGTGGCGGCGCGTCTGCCATTGGAGGACGACGGCATCGCGGCGATGCTGCGCGTGCTGGCCACGCGGTTCGCGGATGACCACTTCGGCAAGAAGCTGGAGCTGGCGTACCAGGACGACGGGTTGATGGGGCCGCTCATCGTCGCGCCCACGGTGCTGCGCGTGGCGGACGGGAAGGTGAGCCTGGGCGTCAACATGCGCCGGCCGCGGGGACAGGACGCGGCGACGTTCAACGCCGCCCTGGACAAGGCCGCCGCGAGCGTGGCGCGGGACACGGGCGGACGCGTGAAGGAGGGCGGCCAGCGCTACGTGGGCGACGCGCACGTGGCGGATACCTCCGGGCCGCTCGTCACCACGCTGCTCGACATCTACAAGCGCCACCGGAACGCGCCGGACGCGAAGCCCACCTCCGTGCGCGGTGGGACCTACGCGCGCCTGTTCCCCAAGGCCGTGGACTTCGGCCCCGGCTTCCCGGGCGAGGAGTACTCCGGCCACGCCCCCGACGAGTCCATCTCCCTGGAGAGCCTGGACGCGGGCACGCGCATGCTCGCGGAGGCCATCCACGCGCTGGCGCTGACGCCCGGCGCGGGGGCGGCTCGGAGCGAGTGA
- the msrA gene encoding peptide-methionine (S)-S-oxide reductase MsrA, protein MFFNSTKKLRMPSPAEALPGRTDEMPVPATHEVLGTPLKGPVPEGYEVAIFGLGCFWGAERKFWQTPGVYSTSVGYAGGLTPNPTYREVCSGLTGHNEVVRVVFDPRKVSYEQLLRVFWENHDPTQGMRQGNDEGTQYRSGIYVTSDAQKRAAEASRDSYAKALAAKGYGSITTEIIPAPPYYYAEDYHQQYLEKNPGGYCGLGGTGVSCPIGVGVSA, encoded by the coding sequence ATGTTCTTCAACTCCACCAAGAAGCTGAGGATGCCGTCCCCGGCGGAGGCGCTGCCGGGCCGGACGGACGAGATGCCCGTTCCCGCCACCCACGAGGTGCTCGGCACGCCGCTCAAGGGGCCTGTTCCCGAAGGGTATGAAGTCGCCATCTTCGGGCTCGGCTGCTTCTGGGGCGCGGAGCGGAAGTTCTGGCAGACGCCCGGTGTGTACAGCACGTCCGTGGGCTATGCGGGCGGCCTGACGCCCAACCCCACGTACCGGGAGGTCTGCAGCGGGCTGACCGGCCACAACGAGGTGGTGCGCGTCGTCTTCGACCCCAGGAAGGTCAGCTACGAGCAGCTCCTGCGAGTCTTCTGGGAGAACCACGACCCCACCCAGGGCATGCGCCAGGGCAATGACGAGGGCACCCAGTACCGCTCCGGCATCTACGTCACCAGCGACGCCCAGAAGCGCGCCGCCGAGGCCAGCCGGGACTCGTACGCGAAGGCGCTCGCGGCGAAGGGCTACGGCTCCATCACCACCGAAATCATCCCGGCCCCGCCCTACTACTACGCCGAGGACTACCACCAGCAGTACCTCGAGAAGAACCCGGGCGGTTACTGCGGCCTGGGCGGCACCGGCGTGAGCTGCCCCATCGGCGTCGGCGTCAGCGCGTGA
- a CDS encoding carboxypeptidase regulatory-like domain-containing protein translates to MSKHRRRRAAAIVFVMVVLTFSLTHDSHRVPSGAAKHSTSGARSEATDARHAPPPRAAQLLPDASVSQPSMWLRGRVVSARTGLGIPAATLIILRQGRAEAIQSTTTGDFEFAPPMPGDYAIVGASHPDFQPFAPAHGSDGMHFQFEPGTSFTNVTVVLAPLLFCEGIVRDAQERPVPRAKVHILSTGRWDPASAPAQRTFETDDTGRFRIPLIPDALIQAEAGQAHSQVECLCPITECPLQLDVSDTTPPANLLYIEGTVLDLRGNPLPDIHVSATGAGLRRAREDNEPPINDGGIDEELLSMLLEIGTRDEAITDDDGHFAIGPLENESYDVYISTTPEAVVTVEAGTRGVVLVLPDTGRIRGHVFAEDDDTPVTRFSFEVEKYRSNGELAWGRLKDSFRRRGTLHDATGAFEFRNLVPGRYRIHVAALGFSASTQTVAVNTGETLRLTFALKRAMPLRGVVTDAETGRPMSGAIIAAWKAMGAGDWYEVMEMSTVSTHPLLARTSADGSFELASGGEPLWVSHEGYNAWVLRESPRPDHVLRIALSPRKAGQPPVEEYGGVGIAYARAPGRNDAWVVQQVLEGSPAERAGIATGDLLLAVDDLPAIGAELMQVIERVRGEPGTRVRLRFSSAHTGREYDAVLTRARLPE, encoded by the coding sequence ATGTCGAAGCACCGACGTCGCCGGGCCGCCGCCATCGTCTTCGTGATGGTCGTGCTGACCTTCTCACTCACGCATGACTCCCACCGTGTCCCCTCGGGCGCCGCAAAGCACTCCACCAGTGGCGCTCGGAGCGAAGCTACCGACGCCCGCCACGCGCCGCCACCTCGCGCGGCCCAGCTGCTTCCAGATGCCTCGGTGTCCCAGCCCTCGATGTGGCTACGGGGCCGGGTCGTCTCGGCCCGAACCGGGCTGGGCATCCCCGCCGCCACCCTCATCATCCTCCGACAGGGCAGGGCCGAAGCCATCCAGAGCACCACCACGGGGGACTTCGAGTTCGCGCCGCCAATGCCCGGTGACTACGCCATCGTCGGTGCCTCGCACCCTGACTTCCAGCCCTTCGCGCCCGCCCATGGAAGCGATGGCATGCACTTCCAGTTCGAGCCAGGCACATCCTTCACGAACGTCACCGTCGTGCTCGCCCCACTCCTCTTCTGTGAGGGCATCGTGAGGGACGCGCAGGAACGCCCGGTGCCACGCGCGAAGGTCCACATCCTATCCACCGGTCGATGGGACCCGGCCAGCGCGCCGGCACAGCGAACCTTCGAGACCGACGACACGGGCCGCTTCCGCATCCCGCTGATTCCAGACGCCCTGATTCAAGCGGAGGCAGGGCAGGCTCACTCCCAAGTCGAGTGCCTGTGTCCCATCACCGAATGCCCTCTCCAACTCGACGTGAGCGACACCACGCCTCCCGCGAACCTCCTCTACATCGAGGGAACCGTGCTCGACCTGCGCGGCAACCCCCTCCCCGACATCCACGTCAGCGCCACGGGGGCTGGCCTCCGCCGGGCGCGGGAGGACAACGAGCCCCCCATCAATGACGGTGGCATCGACGAAGAGCTGCTCAGCATGCTCCTGGAGATAGGCACACGCGATGAGGCCATCACCGATGACGACGGCCACTTCGCAATCGGCCCGCTGGAGAACGAGTCCTACGACGTCTACATCTCCACGACACCCGAGGCCGTGGTCACCGTGGAGGCCGGCACCCGAGGCGTCGTCCTCGTCCTCCCCGACACAGGGCGCATCCGAGGCCATGTCTTCGCCGAGGACGACGACACCCCCGTCACGCGCTTCTCGTTCGAGGTCGAGAAGTACCGCTCCAACGGCGAGCTCGCCTGGGGACGGCTCAAGGACAGCTTCCGGCGGCGAGGCACGCTCCATGACGCCACGGGCGCCTTCGAGTTCCGCAACCTCGTCCCCGGCAGGTATCGCATCCACGTGGCGGCCCTCGGCTTCTCCGCCTCCACCCAGACCGTCGCCGTGAATACCGGCGAGACACTTCGACTCACCTTCGCGCTGAAGCGAGCCATGCCCCTCCGTGGCGTCGTCACGGACGCGGAGACCGGACGCCCCATGAGCGGCGCCATTATCGCGGCCTGGAAGGCCATGGGCGCGGGAGACTGGTACGAGGTCATGGAGATGAGCACGGTCAGCACCCATCCGCTCCTGGCGCGTACCTCCGCGGATGGCTCGTTCGAGCTGGCCTCTGGAGGCGAACCGCTCTGGGTGAGCCATGAGGGCTACAACGCGTGGGTCCTGCGAGAGTCCCCGCGTCCCGACCACGTCCTGCGGATCGCGCTCTCCCCTCGCAAGGCCGGACAGCCACCCGTCGAGGAATACGGCGGCGTGGGCATCGCCTATGCGCGGGCCCCCGGGCGCAACGACGCCTGGGTCGTCCAGCAAGTGCTCGAGGGGAGCCCCGCGGAGCGCGCGGGCATCGCCACCGGAGACCTCCTCCTCGCCGTCGACGACCTCCCCGCCATCGGCGCGGAGCTGATGCAGGTCATCGAACGAGTCCGTGGAGAACCCGGGACCCGAGTCCGCCTGCGCTTCTCCAGCGCGCACACAGGCCGCGAGTACGACGCCGTGCTCACACGGGCCCGGCTCCCGGAGTGA